From the Syngnathoides biaculeatus isolate LvHL_M chromosome 10, ASM1980259v1, whole genome shotgun sequence genome, one window contains:
- the bsnb gene encoding protein bassoon isoform X5, giving the protein MANVMPSCWSPAFGPPTSDQGPKAGIHSSHGTGDRLASHETPQSAPSYGEHGHVSRKNLHVDVGSGRTGRSPSVSPDRGSVPTSPYSVPQIAPMPSSKLCPVCKTADLTGTGDDRPSFNTCTLCRSMVCNQCGFNPNPHLTEVQEWLCLNCQMQRALGMDMTTPRSKSQQQISSPSHVAKPDASSQPTPQTQTAPQTRPGPAHPALGPSKQAGPAGPGQQPTKLPPGAVPLPGMAKAPSQPDLSRNSPAHQPHHPRQDQTRSAGSSPSRQPPPPEQTFGKLFGFGASLLNQASTLISETTQPQQAPPKQAPKPVGPHGPGPGAPKHSGPPSSQQGSRAPPQQQPAPAISPKPKACCPLCKTVLNIGNATEQPNYNTCTQCQSKVCNMCGFNPTPHLVETMSASICVKTSGGGERRR; this is encoded by the exons GCCACCTACATCAGACCAGGGACCGAAAGCGGGCATCCACAGCAGTCACGGCACAGGAGACAGGCTGGCTTCCCACGAGACCCCGCAATCCGCCCCGTCCTACGGGGAGCACGGCCACGTGTCCAGGAAGAACCTGCACGTGGACGTGGGTAGCGGCCGGACCGGGAGGTCCCCTTCGGTTTCTCCCGATCGAGGGAGCGTCCCTACCTCTCCTTATTCTGTGCCTCAAATAGCGCCCATGCCCAGCAGCAAGCTGTGCCCCGTCTGTAAAACGGCTGACCTGACTGGCACCGGCGATGACAGGCCGAGCTTCAACACCTGCACGCTGTGCCGCTCTATGGTGTGCAACCAGTGTGGCTTCAACCCCAACCCTCACCTCACtgag GTGCAGGAGTGGCTATGCCTGAATTGTCAGATGCAGAGAGCGTTGGGCATGGATATGACCACACCGCGTTCCAAGAGTCAACAACAGATAAGCTCTCCTTCCCATGTTGCCAAACCTGACGCTTCTTCCCAGCCTACCCCTCAGACACAGACAGCGCCTCAGACTCGGCCAGGGCCGGCGCATCCGGCTTTGGGCCCTTCCAAACAGGCTGGTCCAGCTGGCCCAGGTCAGCAACCGACAAAGTTGCCTCCGGGGGCGGTGCCGCTCCCTGGCATGGCCAAAGCCCCGTCCCAGCCCGATTTGTCCCGAAACTCCCCCGCCCACCAACCTCACCACCCCCGGCAGGACCAGACGCGCAGCGCAGGCAGCTCTCCTTCACGGCAGCCCCCACCTCCAGAGCAGACTTTTGGGAAATTATTTGGCTTCGGTGCCTCTCTCCTTAACCAAGCCAGTACACTTATATCCGAGACCACTCAGCCCCAACAAGCACCCCCAAAACAGGCCCCAAAACCAGTTGGACCTCACGGTCCAGGACCCGGGGCACCTAAACACTCAGGACCTCCATCTTCACAACAAGGGTCTAGGGCGCCGCCTCAGCAGCAACCTGCTCCTGCAATTTCCCCTAAACCCAAAGCTTGTTGTCCTCTTTGCAAGACGGTCCTCAACATCGGCAACGCAACCGAGCAACCCAATTATAACACCTGTACCCAGTGCCAGTCCAAAGTGTGCAACATGTGCGGATTCAACCCAACTCCACACCTAGTCGAG ACAATGAGTGCCAGCATCTGTGTGAAAACGAGCGGAGGAGGAGAGCGACGGAGGTGA
- the bsnb gene encoding protein bassoon isoform X6, with the protein MANVMPSCWSPAFGPPTSDQGPKAGIHSSHGTGDRLASHETPQSAPSYGEHGHVSRKNLHVDVGSGRTGRSPSVSPDRGSVPTSPYSVPQIAPMPSSKLCPVCKTADLTGTGDDRPSFNTCTLCRSMVCNQCGFNPNPHLTEVQEWLCLNCQMQRALGMDMTTPRSKSQQQISSPSHVAKPDASSQPTPQTQTAPQTRPGPAHPALGPSKQAGPAGPGQQPTKLPPGAVPLPGMAKAPSQPDLSRNSPAHQPHHPRQDQTRSAGSSPSRQPPPPEQTFGKLFGFGASLLNQASTLISETTQPQQAPPKQAPKPVGPHGPGPGAPKHSGPPSSQQGSRAPPQQQPAPAISPKPKACCPLCKTVLNIGNATEQPNYNTCTQCQSKVCNMCGFNPTPHLVEVACSVLRQRRSF; encoded by the exons GCCACCTACATCAGACCAGGGACCGAAAGCGGGCATCCACAGCAGTCACGGCACAGGAGACAGGCTGGCTTCCCACGAGACCCCGCAATCCGCCCCGTCCTACGGGGAGCACGGCCACGTGTCCAGGAAGAACCTGCACGTGGACGTGGGTAGCGGCCGGACCGGGAGGTCCCCTTCGGTTTCTCCCGATCGAGGGAGCGTCCCTACCTCTCCTTATTCTGTGCCTCAAATAGCGCCCATGCCCAGCAGCAAGCTGTGCCCCGTCTGTAAAACGGCTGACCTGACTGGCACCGGCGATGACAGGCCGAGCTTCAACACCTGCACGCTGTGCCGCTCTATGGTGTGCAACCAGTGTGGCTTCAACCCCAACCCTCACCTCACtgag GTGCAGGAGTGGCTATGCCTGAATTGTCAGATGCAGAGAGCGTTGGGCATGGATATGACCACACCGCGTTCCAAGAGTCAACAACAGATAAGCTCTCCTTCCCATGTTGCCAAACCTGACGCTTCTTCCCAGCCTACCCCTCAGACACAGACAGCGCCTCAGACTCGGCCAGGGCCGGCGCATCCGGCTTTGGGCCCTTCCAAACAGGCTGGTCCAGCTGGCCCAGGTCAGCAACCGACAAAGTTGCCTCCGGGGGCGGTGCCGCTCCCTGGCATGGCCAAAGCCCCGTCCCAGCCCGATTTGTCCCGAAACTCCCCCGCCCACCAACCTCACCACCCCCGGCAGGACCAGACGCGCAGCGCAGGCAGCTCTCCTTCACGGCAGCCCCCACCTCCAGAGCAGACTTTTGGGAAATTATTTGGCTTCGGTGCCTCTCTCCTTAACCAAGCCAGTACACTTATATCCGAGACCACTCAGCCCCAACAAGCACCCCCAAAACAGGCCCCAAAACCAGTTGGACCTCACGGTCCAGGACCCGGGGCACCTAAACACTCAGGACCTCCATCTTCACAACAAGGGTCTAGGGCGCCGCCTCAGCAGCAACCTGCTCCTGCAATTTCCCCTAAACCCAAAGCTTGTTGTCCTCTTTGCAAGACGGTCCTCAACATCGGCAACGCAACCGAGCAACCCAATTATAACACCTGTACCCAGTGCCAGTCCAAAGTGTGCAACATGTGCGGATTCAACCCAACTCCACACCTAGTCGAG
- the bsnb gene encoding protein bassoon isoform X3 — MANVMPSCWSPAFGPPTSDQGPKAGIHSSHGTGDRLASHETPQSAPSYGEHGHVSRKNLHVDVGSGRTGRSPSVSPDRGSVPTSPYSVPQIAPMPSSKLCPVCKTADLTGTGDDRPSFNTCTLCRSMVCNQCGFNPNPHLTEVQEWLCLNCQMQRALGMDMTTPRSKSQQQISSPSHVAKPDASSQPTPQTQTAPQTRPGPAHPALGPSKQAGPAGPGQQPTKLPPGAVPLPGMAKAPSQPDLSRNSPAHQPHHPRQDQTRSAGSSPSRQPPPPEQTFGKLFGFGASLLNQASTLISETTQPQQAPPKQAPKPVGPHGPGPGAPKHSGPPSSQQGSRAPPQQQPAPAISPKPKACCPLCKTVLNIGNATEQPNYNTCTQCQSKVCNMCGFNPTPHLVEARLPKPDGRRRRASKPAERSLAAPEVTTVRCHRFKHPIRPRSAA, encoded by the exons GCCACCTACATCAGACCAGGGACCGAAAGCGGGCATCCACAGCAGTCACGGCACAGGAGACAGGCTGGCTTCCCACGAGACCCCGCAATCCGCCCCGTCCTACGGGGAGCACGGCCACGTGTCCAGGAAGAACCTGCACGTGGACGTGGGTAGCGGCCGGACCGGGAGGTCCCCTTCGGTTTCTCCCGATCGAGGGAGCGTCCCTACCTCTCCTTATTCTGTGCCTCAAATAGCGCCCATGCCCAGCAGCAAGCTGTGCCCCGTCTGTAAAACGGCTGACCTGACTGGCACCGGCGATGACAGGCCGAGCTTCAACACCTGCACGCTGTGCCGCTCTATGGTGTGCAACCAGTGTGGCTTCAACCCCAACCCTCACCTCACtgag GTGCAGGAGTGGCTATGCCTGAATTGTCAGATGCAGAGAGCGTTGGGCATGGATATGACCACACCGCGTTCCAAGAGTCAACAACAGATAAGCTCTCCTTCCCATGTTGCCAAACCTGACGCTTCTTCCCAGCCTACCCCTCAGACACAGACAGCGCCTCAGACTCGGCCAGGGCCGGCGCATCCGGCTTTGGGCCCTTCCAAACAGGCTGGTCCAGCTGGCCCAGGTCAGCAACCGACAAAGTTGCCTCCGGGGGCGGTGCCGCTCCCTGGCATGGCCAAAGCCCCGTCCCAGCCCGATTTGTCCCGAAACTCCCCCGCCCACCAACCTCACCACCCCCGGCAGGACCAGACGCGCAGCGCAGGCAGCTCTCCTTCACGGCAGCCCCCACCTCCAGAGCAGACTTTTGGGAAATTATTTGGCTTCGGTGCCTCTCTCCTTAACCAAGCCAGTACACTTATATCCGAGACCACTCAGCCCCAACAAGCACCCCCAAAACAGGCCCCAAAACCAGTTGGACCTCACGGTCCAGGACCCGGGGCACCTAAACACTCAGGACCTCCATCTTCACAACAAGGGTCTAGGGCGCCGCCTCAGCAGCAACCTGCTCCTGCAATTTCCCCTAAACCCAAAGCTTGTTGTCCTCTTTGCAAGACGGTCCTCAACATCGGCAACGCAACCGAGCAACCCAATTATAACACCTGTACCCAGTGCCAGTCCAAAGTGTGCAACATGTGCGGATTCAACCCAACTCCACACCTAGTCGAG GCGCGCCTTCCAAAGCCAGATGGCCGCCGGCGTCGTGCATCCAAGCCTGCCGAGCGCAGCCTGGCTGCTCCCGAAGTGACGACGGTACGCTGTCACCGATTCAAACACCCCATCCGTCCCCGGTCAGCTGCTTGA
- the bsnb gene encoding protein bassoon isoform X4, protein MANVMPSCWSPAFGPPTSDQGPKAGIHSSHGTGDRLASHETPQSAPSYGEHGHVSRKNLHVDVGSGRTGRSPSVSPDRGSVPTSPYSVPQIAPMPSSKLCPVCKTADLTGTGDDRPSFNTCTLCRSMVCNQCGFNPNPHLTEVQEWLCLNCQMQRALGMDMTTPRSKSQQQISSPSHVAKPDASSQPTPQTQTAPQTRPGPAHPALGPSKQAGPAGPGQQPTKLPPGAVPLPGMAKAPSQPDLSRNSPAHQPHHPRQDQTRSAGSSPSRQPPPPEQTFGKLFGFGASLLNQASTLISETTQPQQAPPKQAPKPVGPHGPGPGAPKHSGPPSSQQGSRAPPQQQPAPAISPKPKACCPLCKTVLNIGNATEQPNYNTCTQCQSKVCNMCGFNPTPHLVEERQQPLSRRPRVLMNMSF, encoded by the exons GCCACCTACATCAGACCAGGGACCGAAAGCGGGCATCCACAGCAGTCACGGCACAGGAGACAGGCTGGCTTCCCACGAGACCCCGCAATCCGCCCCGTCCTACGGGGAGCACGGCCACGTGTCCAGGAAGAACCTGCACGTGGACGTGGGTAGCGGCCGGACCGGGAGGTCCCCTTCGGTTTCTCCCGATCGAGGGAGCGTCCCTACCTCTCCTTATTCTGTGCCTCAAATAGCGCCCATGCCCAGCAGCAAGCTGTGCCCCGTCTGTAAAACGGCTGACCTGACTGGCACCGGCGATGACAGGCCGAGCTTCAACACCTGCACGCTGTGCCGCTCTATGGTGTGCAACCAGTGTGGCTTCAACCCCAACCCTCACCTCACtgag GTGCAGGAGTGGCTATGCCTGAATTGTCAGATGCAGAGAGCGTTGGGCATGGATATGACCACACCGCGTTCCAAGAGTCAACAACAGATAAGCTCTCCTTCCCATGTTGCCAAACCTGACGCTTCTTCCCAGCCTACCCCTCAGACACAGACAGCGCCTCAGACTCGGCCAGGGCCGGCGCATCCGGCTTTGGGCCCTTCCAAACAGGCTGGTCCAGCTGGCCCAGGTCAGCAACCGACAAAGTTGCCTCCGGGGGCGGTGCCGCTCCCTGGCATGGCCAAAGCCCCGTCCCAGCCCGATTTGTCCCGAAACTCCCCCGCCCACCAACCTCACCACCCCCGGCAGGACCAGACGCGCAGCGCAGGCAGCTCTCCTTCACGGCAGCCCCCACCTCCAGAGCAGACTTTTGGGAAATTATTTGGCTTCGGTGCCTCTCTCCTTAACCAAGCCAGTACACTTATATCCGAGACCACTCAGCCCCAACAAGCACCCCCAAAACAGGCCCCAAAACCAGTTGGACCTCACGGTCCAGGACCCGGGGCACCTAAACACTCAGGACCTCCATCTTCACAACAAGGGTCTAGGGCGCCGCCTCAGCAGCAACCTGCTCCTGCAATTTCCCCTAAACCCAAAGCTTGTTGTCCTCTTTGCAAGACGGTCCTCAACATCGGCAACGCAACCGAGCAACCCAATTATAACACCTGTACCCAGTGCCAGTCCAAAGTGTGCAACATGTGCGGATTCAACCCAACTCCACACCTAGTCGAG GAAAGGCAGCAGCCACTCTCACGAAGGCCCCGAGTATTGATGAACATGTCATTCTAA